Proteins found in one Fulvitalea axinellae genomic segment:
- the nhaC gene encoding Na+/H+ antiporter NhaC, with amino-acid sequence MTKTPKKPTLLQALIPIIVLIAMLSVNVLLMFKDDALSGSNQIILLFAAAVVVLIAMSRLGYDWETIQDGIVKTISTAMPSILIMLMIGALTGTWLISGIVPAMIYYGLDFLNPKVFLLAACVISAIVSMATGSSWTTIGTIGVALLGIGKALGFSEGIVAGAIISGGYFGDKLSPMSETTNLAPAVAGTDLFTHIRSMMKTNIPTFSITIVIFTILGFMYDAGEVVHGPEVLQAALASKFDITPLLFIVPAFVLVLIVKKAPALPALFLGMLLGCVFAAIFQPGIIAEIGKGIVDGREVSSLTASAIGAFQAMFGDVSITTDNAQVNDLLSSGGMAGMMNTIWLIICAMVFGGAMEASGMLSRISEAIISKAQSTGSLITSTVGSCFFFNLTASDQYLAIVVPGKMFADAYRKRGIGPEVLSRSLEDAGTVTSVLIPWNTCGAYQSNVLGVATWAYLPYCFFNWLSPIVNIIFGYLFVKAKEAVNPGKVAVERVED; translated from the coding sequence ATGACGAAAACACCCAAAAAACCCACTTTGCTACAGGCGCTCATTCCTATCATAGTGCTAATCGCTATGTTGAGCGTCAACGTTCTGCTTATGTTCAAGGACGACGCGCTTAGCGGATCGAACCAGATTATACTCTTGTTCGCCGCCGCCGTTGTAGTCCTAATAGCTATGAGCAGGCTTGGCTACGACTGGGAAACGATACAGGACGGCATAGTAAAGACTATCTCCACCGCCATGCCTTCAATCCTCATCATGCTGATGATCGGTGCGCTTACGGGTACTTGGCTGATTAGCGGTATTGTTCCGGCCATGATTTATTACGGTTTGGACTTTCTGAACCCTAAAGTATTCTTACTTGCCGCCTGTGTTATCAGCGCCATCGTATCTATGGCTACGGGAAGCTCTTGGACCACTATCGGTACTATCGGGGTCGCTTTATTAGGTATCGGAAAAGCTTTGGGCTTCTCGGAAGGCATTGTGGCCGGAGCCATTATTTCCGGCGGATATTTCGGCGACAAATTGTCCCCGATGTCAGAAACCACCAACTTGGCACCCGCCGTAGCCGGAACGGATCTGTTTACCCACATCCGCTCCATGATGAAAACGAATATCCCGACATTCTCCATCACCATAGTCATCTTTACTATTCTAGGCTTTATGTACGACGCCGGTGAGGTCGTCCATGGCCCAGAGGTGTTACAGGCTGCCTTGGCTTCAAAATTTGACATCACGCCGTTGCTCTTTATAGTGCCGGCTTTCGTGTTGGTTCTTATAGTTAAAAAAGCTCCGGCGCTTCCCGCCCTGTTTTTGGGTATGCTTCTGGGTTGTGTATTCGCCGCTATTTTCCAACCTGGCATTATCGCCGAAATCGGAAAAGGAATTGTGGACGGCAGGGAAGTTAGTTCGCTTACCGCTTCGGCCATCGGAGCGTTCCAAGCCATGTTCGGCGATGTGTCAATTACTACTGACAATGCCCAAGTCAACGACCTGCTCTCATCAGGAGGCATGGCCGGTATGATGAACACAATCTGGCTCATTATTTGCGCCATGGTATTCGGAGGCGCCATGGAGGCGTCCGGGATGCTCAGCCGCATCAGCGAAGCAATTATCAGCAAAGCGCAGTCTACAGGATCACTGATCACATCGACCGTCGGATCATGCTTTTTCTTCAACCTTACGGCCTCTGACCAATACCTGGCCATTGTCGTTCCCGGCAAAATGTTCGCCGACGCTTACCGCAAACGCGGGATAGGGCCCGAAGTTTTGAGCCGTTCGTTGGAAGACGCGGGCACGGTGACATCGGTGCTTATCCCTTGGAACACCTGCGGCGCTTACCAATCGAATGTTTTGGGAGTCGCCACGTGGGCTTACTTGCCTTATTGCTTCTTTAATTGGCTGAGTCCGATTGTTAACATTATCTTCGGGTACCTCTTCGTCAAAGCGAAGGAAGCCGTCAATCCGGGAAAAGTAGCCGTGGAAAGAGTAGAAGACTAA
- a CDS encoding universal stress protein: protein MYNKIAVAVAFSPRCEAMVFEAARLRKVFESELLLIHVGRHNERDEKYLHEVMGKAGLDENNCELIWKEGVTTTTILSVCISENVDLLVAGALTKENLVRHYIGSIARKILRRANCSVLMLTEPSVKPKPFSKIVIQAGAGPAPRKALMDGCELAKVENSGIVHIVREISLYSLSMVVAGEGSENEYGETRKHIVHQEIQEVHRKLERIDTEGLRINIKVTAGKPGHELANFVRRSHADLLVMQGMDREMGLWDRIFRRDLEHIMSNLPSNLLIVH from the coding sequence ATGTACAATAAAATAGCGGTGGCTGTTGCTTTTTCGCCCCGGTGCGAGGCCATGGTCTTCGAGGCCGCTCGTCTAAGGAAAGTTTTTGAATCGGAACTTTTGCTGATTCATGTGGGGCGCCATAATGAACGTGATGAGAAGTATCTTCACGAAGTGATGGGAAAGGCCGGTCTTGACGAGAACAATTGCGAACTCATTTGGAAAGAAGGGGTTACGACAACCACTATCCTTTCCGTGTGTATAAGTGAGAACGTTGACCTGTTGGTGGCTGGAGCCCTGACCAAAGAAAATCTGGTGAGGCATTATATCGGTTCGATAGCCAGAAAAATCTTACGTCGGGCCAACTGCTCGGTGCTTATGCTTACGGAACCTTCCGTAAAGCCAAAGCCTTTTTCCAAAATAGTGATACAAGCTGGCGCTGGTCCGGCCCCGCGCAAGGCCTTGATGGACGGTTGCGAACTCGCTAAAGTGGAGAATAGCGGAATTGTACACATCGTAAGGGAAATTTCGCTTTACAGCCTCAGCATGGTGGTGGCGGGCGAAGGTTCCGAAAACGAATACGGCGAAACTCGTAAGCATATCGTACACCAGGAGATTCAGGAAGTCCATCGCAAGCTTGAGCGTATCGATACGGAAGGCCTGCGGATCAATATTAAAGTGACCGCCGGAAAGCCGGGGCACGAATTGGCGAATTTCGTGCGGAGAAGCCACGCCGACTTGCTGGTAATGCAGGGAATGGATCGTGAGATGGGTCTTTGGGACCGAATTTTCCGTCGTGATCTGGAGCATATCATGTCGAATCTTCCGTCCAATTTGCTCATCGTCCACTAA
- a CDS encoding glycine--tRNA ligase — translation MAKNDKNQDNNPLKKIIAHAKEYGFVYQSSEIYDGLQAVYDYGPYGAELKKNLKDLWWTSMTRLNDNIVGIDASIFMHPLVWKASGHVDGFNDPMIDNKDSKKRYRADVLLEDKAAEYEKAGEQDKADALLKEMGRLLEAEELDAVRELIVSEGIVCPISGTGNWTEVRQFNLMFSTQVGSVAEDASEIYLRPETAQGIFVNFLNVQKTARMKIPFGIAQIGKAFRNEIVARQFIFRMREFEQMEMQFFVRPGEELKWFEAWKESRMKWHKVLGIPEDKLRFHDHEKLAHYANAAADIEYDFPFGFKEVEGIHSRTDFDLTQHQALSKKKQQYFDTEINKNYVPYVVETSIGADRLFLMTLANALVEEEVGEGDKKKMRTYLKFHPALAPVKAAIFPLTRKDGLPEKAKEIFNSLNFDFNLIYEDKQAIGKRYTRQDLIGTPFCIAVDHQTLEDDTVTIRHRDTMEQERIHISGLHGFLAKSCSASEIYKQLS, via the coding sequence ATGGCGAAGAACGATAAAAACCAAGATAACAACCCGTTGAAGAAAATCATCGCGCATGCGAAGGAATACGGTTTCGTATACCAGTCAAGCGAGATTTATGACGGATTGCAGGCCGTGTACGACTACGGTCCTTACGGCGCGGAGCTGAAGAAAAACCTCAAGGACCTCTGGTGGACCAGCATGACCCGCCTGAACGACAACATCGTGGGCATCGACGCCTCGATCTTTATGCACCCGTTGGTGTGGAAGGCTTCGGGACACGTTGACGGCTTCAACGACCCTATGATCGACAACAAGGACTCGAAGAAGCGCTACCGCGCCGACGTTCTGTTGGAAGACAAGGCGGCCGAGTACGAAAAGGCCGGCGAGCAGGACAAAGCCGACGCTTTGCTCAAGGAAATGGGACGCCTTTTGGAGGCCGAGGAATTGGACGCCGTACGCGAGCTGATTGTTAGCGAAGGCATCGTTTGTCCTATTTCGGGAACAGGCAACTGGACCGAAGTACGCCAATTCAACCTTATGTTCAGCACGCAGGTGGGCTCTGTAGCCGAAGACGCTTCGGAGATTTACCTCCGTCCGGAAACGGCCCAGGGTATTTTCGTGAACTTCTTGAACGTTCAGAAAACGGCCCGTATGAAGATTCCTTTCGGCATCGCACAGATTGGTAAAGCTTTCCGTAACGAGATCGTGGCTCGCCAGTTCATCTTCCGCATGCGCGAATTCGAGCAGATGGAGATGCAATTCTTCGTACGTCCGGGCGAAGAGCTCAAGTGGTTCGAAGCATGGAAAGAAAGCCGTATGAAGTGGCACAAAGTGCTCGGTATTCCTGAGGATAAACTCCGCTTCCACGATCATGAGAAATTGGCTCACTACGCCAACGCCGCCGCCGACATCGAGTACGACTTCCCGTTCGGATTCAAAGAAGTGGAAGGTATCCACTCTCGTACAGACTTCGACTTGACTCAACACCAAGCGCTTTCTAAGAAGAAACAACAGTACTTCGATACTGAAATCAATAAGAACTACGTACCGTACGTTGTCGAGACCTCAATCGGCGCCGACCGTCTGTTCTTGATGACTTTGGCCAACGCCCTCGTGGAAGAGGAAGTAGGCGAAGGCGACAAGAAGAAAATGCGTACCTACTTGAAGTTCCACCCGGCTTTGGCTCCCGTAAAAGCGGCTATCTTCCCATTGACAAGAAAAGACGGTTTGCCGGAAAAAGCGAAGGAGATCTTCAACAGCCTGAACTTCGACTTCAATCTGATTTACGAAGACAAGCAAGCTATCGGTAAGCGTTACACCCGTCAGGACTTGATCGGAACGCCGTTCTGTATCGCCGTCGACCACCAGACTTTGGAGGACGACACCGTGACCATCCGTCACCGCGACACCATGGAGCAGGAGCGTATCCACATTAGCGGGCTTCACGGCTTCTTGGCCAAGTCATGCTCTGCTAGCGAAATTTATAAGCAATTGTCATAA
- a CDS encoding class II aldolase/adducin family protein produces the protein MEKSSDWKITPKVPDFEYKWTPGSDPITRDEVEEFFHSAPIRELKERMCLIGKKMWTKDFVDGNGGNITIRVGDNLALSTPTLISKGFMTPNDICLVNLDGDQKAGSRPRTSEAKTHLAIMKAVPEAKSCIHAHPPHSTAFAITDTIPPTGLCSEPDIFLGEVGTVPYATPGSKEIGDLVAAAAPDHQCILMQNHGVIVWGKDVEDAYWKLENLDAFCRTLLLATQHGGTLRRMSPEKIREIIEIRKVLSMRDKREDWTDEQLLDYGGFKGAEIFQMREEESQA, from the coding sequence ATGGAAAAATCCAGCGATTGGAAGATCACCCCAAAAGTTCCCGATTTCGAGTATAAATGGACTCCCGGCTCAGACCCGATCACACGGGACGAAGTCGAAGAATTCTTTCACTCCGCCCCGATCAGGGAACTTAAGGAGCGCATGTGCCTGATCGGAAAAAAAATGTGGACAAAGGACTTTGTGGACGGCAACGGCGGAAACATAACCATCCGCGTCGGCGACAACTTGGCGCTTTCTACACCCACCTTGATTTCCAAGGGATTCATGACTCCAAATGACATTTGCCTGGTCAACTTGGACGGCGACCAAAAAGCCGGCTCAAGACCGCGTACCAGCGAAGCGAAAACCCACTTGGCGATTATGAAAGCCGTTCCCGAGGCCAAATCCTGTATTCACGCCCATCCGCCGCACTCTACGGCCTTCGCCATTACGGACACCATTCCGCCAACTGGCCTTTGCTCTGAACCGGACATATTTTTGGGCGAAGTAGGCACTGTTCCTTACGCCACTCCTGGCTCGAAAGAAATCGGTGACCTCGTAGCCGCCGCCGCTCCGGACCATCAGTGTATTCTGATGCAAAACCACGGTGTAATCGTGTGGGGCAAAGACGTTGAGGACGCTTACTGGAAACTCGAAAACCTGGACGCCTTCTGCCGTACATTATTGCTGGCTACGCAACACGGCGGAACGCTTAGAAGAATGAGCCCGGAGAAAATCAGAGAGATTATCGAAATCAGGAAAGTTCTTAGTATGAGAGACAAAAGAGAGGACTGGACGGATGAACAACTGCTGGATTACGGAGGCTTTAAAGGTGCCGAGATTTTCCAGATGAGAGAAGAAGAAAGCCAAGCCTAA
- a CDS encoding T9SS type A sorting domain-containing protein — MKIMKAIILTLTVLFSVTATSFAGNGEATEKDQKVTLIRFPHKSKFKVLYLGEGQDKVSVKIYDNAGELIHTNNVRSKASFLRTYNLSQLPSGSYKVVVKDSEGVHTETFSTSAPMFMAKN; from the coding sequence ATGAAGATTATGAAAGCGATTATTTTAACCCTCACAGTATTATTTTCAGTTACGGCGACTTCTTTCGCAGGAAACGGTGAAGCTACAGAAAAAGACCAGAAAGTCACTTTGATCCGCTTCCCGCACAAAAGTAAATTCAAAGTGCTTTACTTAGGCGAAGGACAGGACAAAGTAAGCGTGAAAATCTACGACAACGCAGGCGAATTGATCCACACAAACAACGTTCGCAGTAAAGCCTCATTCCTCCGTACTTACAACCTCTCTCAGCTTCCGTCGGGCAGTTATAAAGTGGTAGTTAAGGACAGTGAAGGTGTTCACACTGAAACGTTCAGCACATCAGCTCCAATGTTTATGGCTAAAAACTAA
- the tatC gene encoding twin-arginine translocase subunit TatC: MAETEEHELTFLEHLEELRWHVVRAAVSIVVFAVIAFLAKDFIFGEILLAPSRLDFWTYRMLCELGEKMGSPILCIEALPFEIQNRTMFGQFSTHLMASFVVGIVCAFPYAFWEVWRFISPGLYEEERKASGGAVFFVSVLFLAGVLFGYYIVSPLAINFLSNYQVDASIVNQIDLTNYISTICRLVLACAIMFQLPVVVYFLSKAGIVTPEFLRAYRKHAFIVMLALSAILTPPDVMSQVLVAMPLVVLYEAGIHISAFVHRKNKQELAVTHHDDEY; this comes from the coding sequence TTGGCGGAGACAGAAGAGCACGAATTGACATTTCTGGAACATCTGGAAGAACTGCGATGGCATGTGGTCCGCGCGGCGGTATCGATTGTCGTTTTCGCCGTCATCGCTTTCTTGGCGAAGGATTTTATCTTTGGAGAAATATTGCTGGCGCCTTCCCGTCTGGATTTCTGGACGTACAGAATGCTGTGTGAATTGGGGGAGAAAATGGGATCGCCGATACTCTGTATCGAGGCATTGCCGTTTGAGATCCAGAACAGGACTATGTTCGGACAGTTTTCCACACACTTGATGGCCTCGTTTGTGGTGGGCATCGTGTGCGCGTTTCCTTACGCATTTTGGGAAGTGTGGCGATTCATTAGCCCCGGGCTTTATGAGGAAGAGCGGAAAGCTTCGGGCGGAGCCGTGTTTTTCGTGAGCGTGTTGTTCCTTGCGGGGGTTTTGTTCGGCTATTATATCGTATCGCCGTTGGCGATTAACTTTCTTTCGAACTATCAGGTCGACGCCAGTATCGTTAACCAAATCGACCTTACCAATTATATATCCACAATCTGTCGTCTGGTTTTGGCTTGCGCCATTATGTTCCAGTTGCCGGTAGTGGTTTATTTCCTTTCGAAGGCCGGAATCGTGACGCCGGAATTTCTGCGAGCTTACCGGAAACACGCGTTTATAGTGATGTTGGCGCTGTCGGCTATCCTTACTCCTCCGGACGTAATGAGTCAGGTTTTGGTAGCCATGCCTTTGGTTGTGCTTTATGAGGCGGGGATCCACATTTCGGCTTTTGTACACAGAAAGAATAAGCAAGAGCTTGCGGTTACGCACCATGATGACGAATATTAA
- the rpiB gene encoding ribose 5-phosphate isomerase B: MLFKKIAIGGDHASPEYKEAIKKQLEAAGCEVTDFGTMTEESVDYPDFAHKVAKGVNDGEFEAGILICGSANGVAMTANKYPNVRAGLCWNNEIVQLVRQHNNANVLCIPARFTARQQAMAMAETFLTTEFEGGRHETRVSKIACS; the protein is encoded by the coding sequence ATGCTTTTCAAAAAAATCGCTATTGGCGGTGACCATGCGTCGCCGGAGTACAAAGAGGCTATCAAAAAACAGCTTGAAGCCGCTGGATGCGAGGTAACCGATTTCGGAACCATGACCGAAGAGTCGGTTGATTATCCTGACTTTGCCCATAAAGTGGCCAAAGGAGTCAATGACGGCGAGTTTGAGGCCGGAATCCTGATTTGCGGAAGCGCAAACGGCGTAGCCATGACGGCGAATAAATACCCGAACGTACGCGCCGGCCTTTGCTGGAACAACGAGATCGTTCAGTTGGTGCGTCAGCACAATAATGCGAATGTGTTGTGTATTCCCGCTAGATTCACTGCCCGCCAACAAGCGATGGCTATGGCCGAGACATTCCTTACTACGGAATTTGAGGGCGGACGCCATGAGACTAGAGTGAGCAAGATTGCCTGCTCTTGA
- a CDS encoding 3'-5' exonuclease: MRFQTDISKDEINDMPLLRYEGKVTLVNNPDQVVPALEKIRQHDVAGFDTETRPAFRKGQRYDVALVQVAIPGEVFLFRLNSTGLTPDLAEYLANRSFKKVGVALHDDIKDLRRLRDFSPEGFVELGDMTKVLGIKKTGLRNLAAIILGGRVSKSQQTSNWEKPELTEGQIRYAATDAWVSIRIYEELLEEKLAE; the protein is encoded by the coding sequence ATGAGATTCCAGACAGATATCAGCAAGGACGAAATCAATGACATGCCACTCTTGAGATACGAGGGCAAAGTAACGCTGGTCAACAACCCGGACCAAGTGGTGCCGGCATTGGAAAAGATCAGGCAACACGATGTGGCGGGTTTTGACACCGAAACCCGGCCGGCGTTCAGAAAAGGCCAACGCTATGATGTTGCCCTGGTACAAGTCGCCATTCCCGGCGAAGTGTTCCTTTTCCGGCTAAACAGCACCGGCCTAACGCCAGACCTTGCTGAATATCTGGCAAACAGATCCTTTAAGAAAGTGGGGGTAGCACTCCACGACGATATCAAGGACCTCAGAAGACTCCGGGATTTCTCTCCGGAAGGGTTCGTAGAACTCGGCGACATGACCAAAGTGCTTGGCATAAAGAAAACCGGACTCAGAAACCTCGCGGCCATCATATTGGGCGGTAGAGTTTCAAAAAGCCAACAGACAAGTAATTGGGAAAAGCCGGAACTTACCGAAGGCCAGATCAGGTACGCGGCAACCGACGCTTGGGTTTCTATCAGGATTTACGAGGAACTCCTAGAGGAAAAACTGGCGGAATAA
- a CDS encoding cation:proton antiporter: MEKLNHHEIINLLLQLSIMLVAARLMAEMFRKLKQPGVVGEILAGVVLGPTLLGAISPELFADIFPMEGTSATVLDGFVQIAVVLLLFIAGLEVELHLVVEQGKRAVYVSLLSLFAPLGLGFIGSYAFPEFFGIVNEDQRFVFALFIGTTLSITALPVIARVLMDLDIFKTRMGMLIIASAMIIDILGWLIFSVILSMLDGGNPEKLSIGHTIGLTLGFTLFMLTIGRGIIDRILPWVNKRLAWPGGLLSLSMAVCFISAAFTEYIGIHAIFGAFITGIALGDSANLSEKAKEIVHQFVNNIFAPLFFVSIGLHINFIASFNLPLVLALIVLAFLGKVSGAAMGARMGGMAKRESWAVGFGMNTHGTLEVILGTIALEAGLIDKELFVAIVVMVIVTIVLSAPTMKNLLAKTNKTRMIRKR; the protein is encoded by the coding sequence ATGGAAAAACTGAATCATCATGAAATTATAAACCTGCTATTGCAGTTGAGCATCATGCTCGTTGCCGCCCGGCTGATGGCCGAGATGTTCAGAAAACTGAAGCAACCGGGCGTAGTGGGCGAGATATTGGCCGGCGTAGTGCTGGGCCCTACCCTGTTGGGGGCGATTTCTCCCGAACTTTTCGCCGATATTTTCCCTATGGAGGGAACCTCGGCGACGGTTTTGGACGGTTTTGTCCAGATAGCGGTAGTTCTGCTGTTATTTATCGCGGGGTTGGAAGTGGAGCTTCACCTGGTGGTGGAGCAAGGCAAACGAGCCGTCTATGTCAGTTTGTTGTCGCTGTTCGCTCCGCTGGGATTGGGATTTATCGGTTCTTACGCTTTTCCCGAGTTTTTCGGAATTGTGAACGAGGATCAGCGCTTTGTTTTCGCTCTGTTTATCGGAACCACATTATCCATTACGGCATTGCCGGTGATAGCCCGGGTGTTGATGGACCTTGATATCTTCAAAACCAGGATGGGAATGCTTATCATAGCTTCGGCTATGATTATCGATATTTTAGGCTGGTTGATATTCTCTGTAATCCTGAGTATGCTCGACGGTGGAAATCCGGAAAAGCTGAGTATAGGGCATACCATCGGTTTGACCTTGGGCTTCACGCTGTTTATGCTGACTATTGGCCGGGGAATTATCGATAGGATTTTGCCTTGGGTCAACAAACGTTTGGCTTGGCCGGGCGGATTGTTGTCGCTTTCGATGGCGGTTTGTTTTATCTCGGCCGCTTTTACGGAATATATTGGTATCCACGCCATTTTCGGCGCTTTTATTACGGGCATTGCTTTGGGCGATTCGGCTAATCTTTCCGAGAAAGCGAAAGAAATCGTTCACCAGTTTGTGAATAATATATTCGCTCCGCTATTCTTCGTGTCCATTGGTTTGCATATCAACTTTATCGCGAGTTTCAATTTGCCTTTGGTGTTGGCGCTGATTGTTTTGGCCTTCTTGGGCAAAGTAAGCGGAGCCGCTATGGGTGCGCGAATGGGCGGAATGGCTAAGCGGGAGTCTTGGGCCGTGGGCTTTGGTATGAATACGCACGGAACCTTGGAAGTAATCTTGGGAACTATAGCGTTGGAGGCCGGATTGATCGACAAAGAACTTTTTGTGGCGATTGTGGTAATGGTGATCGTGACGATTGTGCTGTCCGCTCCTACTATGAAAAACCTTTTAGCGAAAACCAACAAAACTAGAATGATACGAAAACGCTAG